The Coregonus clupeaformis isolate EN_2021a unplaced genomic scaffold, ASM2061545v1 scaf0754, whole genome shotgun sequence genome includes a window with the following:
- the LOC121560177 gene encoding programmed cell death protein 10-like isoform X2 — MTMEEMRIETETNSMVSMTLYAVMYPVFNELERINLSAAQTLRAAFIKAERENPGLTQDIIMKILEKKKVQINYTESLLRMAADEVEEFLVDRPEQEFQDLNEKARALKHILSKIPDEINDRVRFLQTIKDIASAIKELLDTVNNVFKKYQYQNRRGDQRVHQCEQTDPPNQPHSADLQDRHIGMPWRGHLIFQRSNIQKGI; from the exons ATGACCATGGAAGAGATGAGGATTGAAACCGAGACAAACTCCATGGTCTCCATGACGCTATACGCTGTCATGTACCCAGTTTTTAACGAG CTGGAGAGGATCAACTTGTCAGCTGCCCAGACTCTGAGAGCAGCCTTCATCAAG GCGGAGAGGGAGAACCCAGGCCTAACTCAGGACATCATAATGAAAATTCTGGAGAAGAAAAAGGTTCAGATAAACTACACAGAGTCTCTGCTGCGCATGGCTGCAGATGAggtggaag agTTCTTAGTGGACAGGCCAGAGCAGGAGTTTCAGGACCTAAATGAGAAAGCCAGAGCTCTGAAACACATCCTCAGTAAGATACCTGACGAGATCAACGACAGGGTACGCTTCCTACAGACAATTAA AGACATCGCCAGCGCTATAAAGGAGCTCCTGGATACAGTCAATAACGTCTTTAAGAAATACCAATACCAGAACCGTAGG GGCGATCAACGTGTTCATCAGTGCGAACAGACTGATCCACCAAACCAACCTCATTCTGCAGACCTTCAAGACCGTCATATAG GGATGCCTTGGAGAGGCCATCTGATCTTCCAACGAAGCAACATTCAGAAAGGCATATGA
- the LOC121560177 gene encoding programmed cell death protein 10-like isoform X1: MTMEEMRIETETNSMVSMTLYAVMYPVFNELERINLSAAQTLRAAFIKAERENPGLTQDIIMKILEKKKVQINYTESLLRMAADEVEEFLVDRPEQEFQDLNEKARALKHILSKIPDEINDRVRFLQTIKDIASAIKELLDTVNNVFKKYQYQNRRALEHQKKEFVKYSKSFSDTLKTYFKDGKAINVFISANRLIHQTNLILQTFKTVI, translated from the exons ATGACCATGGAAGAGATGAGGATTGAAACCGAGACAAACTCCATGGTCTCCATGACGCTATACGCTGTCATGTACCCAGTTTTTAACGAG CTGGAGAGGATCAACTTGTCAGCTGCCCAGACTCTGAGAGCAGCCTTCATCAAG GCGGAGAGGGAGAACCCAGGCCTAACTCAGGACATCATAATGAAAATTCTGGAGAAGAAAAAGGTTCAGATAAACTACACAGAGTCTCTGCTGCGCATGGCTGCAGATGAggtggaag agTTCTTAGTGGACAGGCCAGAGCAGGAGTTTCAGGACCTAAATGAGAAAGCCAGAGCTCTGAAACACATCCTCAGTAAGATACCTGACGAGATCAACGACAGGGTACGCTTCCTACAGACAATTAA AGACATCGCCAGCGCTATAAAGGAGCTCCTGGATACAGTCAATAACGTCTTTAAGAAATACCAATACCAGAACCGTAGG GCTCTTGAGCACCAGAAGAAGGAGTTTGTCAAATACTCCAAAAGCTTCAGCGACACCCTCAAAACATACTTCAAAGATGGAAA GGCGATCAACGTGTTCATCAGTGCGAACAGACTGATCCACCAAACCAACCTCATTCTGCAGACCTTCAAGACCGTCATATAG